GAGATGGGTGGAGCAAGCTTCCTGTTCACAGGGGATACGGATGAAGGGACGGAGCGCAAGATGATGGCTCTGGAGCATCAAGACTCTACAGAAGGAGCAGTCAAAGATCTGCGCCCGATAGATATGTTGAAGGTAGCGCATCACGGTAGCAAGACATCAACCTCCGCCTTATGGGTCAGGCGTTATCAGCCAACCGCATCGGTGATTTCGGCGGGGGTGGGCAATACTTATGGGCATCCGAATGCCGGCGTAGTGGAGCGGCTTACTCAGTCCGGCAGCATGATTTTTCGGACGGATTTGCAGGGGGAGGTTCAGGTTAAAGTGCATCAAGGATTAATACAGTCAAGGTACAAAAATAAATCATCGGAATAGGCGGTGTCAATAGAAACTATTCCCCTGTTCCCGCGTCTCATAGTACGATTGTATTTTGTTGAGGTCACTAGCGACCTCTCTTTTTTTATTTTTGCACTGTGCCCGCTGGATGACGCGTCCTCTTTTTTTTGGTATTCTAAGGTGAGATTGAGAACTTATATGAAAAAAATATCTTCTTAAAGCCTAACATTATTTGTCTAAAAAATAGAATAACAATATTGCAACATATCGCTGGTCGATATCGTCTGTAATGTTGCAAGGAAGGGGGAGCCTTAGTGGTAGAGCAGGGACTCATCAGAGCCGCTCAGCAGGGCGATCGCGACGCTCTAATCACCCTATTGCGTGAGATAGAAACACATGTGTACCGGACGGCCTATTATATTTTGAATAATGAACAGGACGCGCTGGATGCAGCCCAGGAGGCGCTTATCAGGATCTATACGAAGATAGAGACCTATGAGGAGAAGGCGCAATTCAAGACATGGGTTCAGCGCATAGTAACCAATATATGTATTGATAAGTTCCGAAGGAACAAACCTACGGTTTCTATTGAAGAGCATGAGCTTGTTTTTCAAGGGAAAGAGAGTGTCGAGAGGGAAGTGATGTCCGGCTACATAGCAGAGGACATTCGCGAAGCAATCGATCAGCTTCCGGAACATCACCGTTCTGTTGTTGTTCTGAGATATTTGCAGGACTTCTCGTACAATGAAATTGCTGACTGTTTGAATTTACCACTGAATACGGTGAAATCCTATTTATTTAGGGCGAGACAACAGCTTCAGCATTTACTCCAAGATTATCAGAAAGGTGGTGTGTCAGGATGAAATGTTCGGAGGCGGTGGAATGGATGCATCGTTATTTAGACCATGATTTGAACGATGAAGAAAGTGCCCAATTATTCGAGCATATTCGCAATTGCCGAGATTGTGCCGAAGAATTTGATATATTGAAAAGACTGAATTCCAGGTTAGAACAGCTTCCAAAGGTTATGCCGAAGATCAGTCTGGTTGATGCGATTCTTCCTCAGCTTGATGAGATCGACAGGGCACGCCGGGAGGAGGGCAGCGCTTCAGAGGTGCTACCAGGGATGGAGCCGCTGGTTGCAAAGTCTGCAGAAGCGGCGACAAGCCGCAGTCGCAGGCAGAGTCCATGGCGAAGTCGCGCTTTTCGCGCTGGGGCACTTGGCGTAACTGCCGCGTTAGTCCTTGGCATATTCATATACAATTACCAGCCGCATACGGTGTCAGATGCTGAAATGTCAGTACAATCCATGTCCAGTAGTGATAAGGCTGATCATGCTGCCCAATCAGATCGTGCAGATAGCACTGCTGCGGATGACGGTGGTGTAAAGAGCTATTTATCACCGGAGGACAGTGACTCGGCCGGGAATGCCGGCGATAGCGTCTTGAGATCGACAGAACAACAAGGTGGTAATGTAGGAGATGAGAATCCTAATGCTGCACGGATGGGGGGGTCTCCTGTCGGGGACCATAACGATAGTAAGGCTTCCATAAGCAAGCAGGGTTCAGCGGACACAAAGGCCACTAATAAGACGGATGTGTCTGCCAGTGATAAGGCTTCGAGTGGACAGAGCGGCAAGCAGGAGAAAGCTACGCCTAGTTCAACCGCTTCGGGAAATACAACAGACTCGGGAGCTGCAAGCGATAACGTTGCCAAGGACAACCGTAGTATTGACAATCATGACCGGACTACGGATGGAACAGAGGATGCCGCGGGTTCTATGGAGAGCAATCAATATACAATTGGTCAGAACATCATGGGTATAGTAGCTGCGGATCTATGGACTTCGCCGGACGGAGGCTTTAAGGTCGAGGTTAATGATGGCCATCTCTATTTGTATCGGAACAATTTAGACAGTATGAACGGCCGCACTTTGATTACAGATAAGCCCATTGATGGTGTATGGGTGCGAGGCTCTTGGTCCGAGGATAGCAAATCGTATCAGTATGAGATCGAGAAAGATGGCGTGACTTCGACTTATACGTTGCAGGCGGATGCTGGAAGCGATACAGGGGACTCACCCGGGAATAATGACCAAACTCAAAAAAATACAAATAAATGAGTCACCTTTTTATGAGATATGGAATAGGTTATATAGATTAGAGAGAGAAGACGGACCCTGATCGTCGTATGACCGCCGGCGGAAAAGTTTCTAGAGCTTTTCAGCCCGCGTTTATATAGATGTTCTGGGACAAAGGGACCTTATGCTAATATAGCGGGGTCCCTTTGTTGCGTCAAATGGGAATCTCCATCCGCTCCATCTGAAAATTGTGGTTTGGACGAACAGCGGTTTTCGAGATATGATAATACAATGAGTGTTTAAAAAGACGGACTTTTCAAATACCTCTTAAATAGACAAGGAGGGAAAAATGGTGGATGTGAAGGCAGCAATCAAAGAGATCAAACAGGGGAAGGTCTCCCCTTTATATTTGTGTTACGGTACAGAGAAATATCAGATGCAGCAATTCATCACCTTATTGCAGGAGCAAATTGTGGATCCGGACCAACGCGACTTTGCGCTTGCACATTTTGATCTGGCGGAGACCCCTGTGGAGGTAGTCATTGAGGAAGCAGAGACGCCGCCATTCCTGGCTGAGCGCAAGTTGATCATTGCCAAGGATTCGGCTGTATTTACAGCTGGCAGGGACAATAGCAAAATTGAGCATAAGCTGGAGACGTTGCTGACCTATTGCGCCAATCCAGCCGAATATAGTGTTATTGTCTTTATGGCTAACAGCGAGAAGCTGGATGAGCGGAAGAAGATCGTCAAGACGATGAAAAGTGAGGGAATCGTTCTGTCCTTCCTGCCGCTTAGCGGAGCCGAGCTTGTGCAGTGGGTGGTTCGTGAGGTGGAGGGCCGAGGCTGCCGGATCGGAACGGATGCGGCGGAGGCGCTTATCGCTTCAGCAGGGGTACAGTTGTCGGCTCTGTCGGTCGAGGTGGACAAGCTATGTCTATATACCGGGCCGGGAGGCAAAATTGAGCCGTCCACAGTGGAGCAACTGGTGGCGAGGAGCACAGAGCAGAATGTATTCGTAATGGTGGAGAATATCGCTAATTTGAAATTGGAGAAGGCGCTCGATATTTTCTATGAGCTTCTGAAGCAGCGTGAGGAGCCGATTAAAATCGCTGCCCTAATCGCCCGTCAGTTCCGCATTATGCTGCAGGTTAAGGATTTAGCTAGGCAGAGTTATTCCCAGCAGCAGATCGCTTCTCAGCTCAGTCTGCATCCTTATGCGGTGAAGATTGCTGGTGAACAGGCGCGTAAATTCGAAGCTACGGCATTGCGGGGCATATTGTCAGAGCTGGCTGAGCTGGATTACCGTATGAAGAGCGGGCGCGTTGATAAAGTGCTCGGATTGGAAATGTTCTTGCTGAAGCTTGGGGCGTAGAGGAGCGGCGCTCCTCTTTTTTTCATCCTATAAATGCATCCAAAAAGACCTGAACGAATTCGTTCAGGTCTCTTCAGGCTTCAGTTTATTAAAATGTCGCCGATTACGCTTGAGTCGTAAGGGCGTTCAATTTTTTAGCCAAGCGGGATTTCTTACGAGCTGCTGCATTCTTATGGATCAAACCTTTAGTAACAGCTTTGTCCAATTTTTGAGTAGCAGCGGCGAAAGCGGCTTTCGCTACTTCCACATCAGTATTAGCCAACGCAGTGTCGGCAGATTTTACTACTGTACGCAGTGCAGATTTTTGCGAAGCGTTAAGTTGGCGACGTTTGTCGTTAGTTTTAACACGTTTGATTGCGGATTTAATGTTTGGCATTGCATTCACCTCCTGTAAAGCATATATCAAGCCAGATGATTCACAACTTAAAATATTTTATCACGCGTCCCGTCAAATTGCAACGAATTCATCAAAAGTGAATGAACAAAAGTGAACTTGTTGAACTTTGCTTGCATAATCGGATTTCCTTTCCTGCACAATAACAGGTATAGGCAAGAGAGGAAAAGGAGGTCTGAATCAGATGAATCTGGATTTGCGTGATTATGCAGTAAGAACAGATTTAGCAGTTGAATCGAAGGAAATGGCCGAGACGGTACATGGAGGTCCGCTGCCCGGCGTACAGGAGCAGGTGGACGAGCATGACGGAATCAAGATAACCCGGCTGGATGTTACTGACGAGAACGCTTCACAGCAGCTTGGCCGGATGATGGGTCATTATATTACTTTAGAGGTGCCGGGCCTACGTAGTCAGGATACCGATTTGCAGGAGAAGGTGTCAGCAGCTTTTGCGCAGGAGTTTAGTGCATTTCTTAATAAAATAGGCATCAATAACGGGGCGAAAGTGCTGATCGTTGGACTTGGCAACTGGAATGTGACGCCGGATGCACTTGGACCACTTGTTGTGGAGAATGTGCTCGTTACCCGTCATTTCTTTGAACTGGCTCGGGACCAGGTTGCTCCTGGCTACAGAGAGGTTAGCGCCATTGCCCCTGGCGTACTTGGAATTACGGGTATCGAGTCAAGCGAGGTGGTACAGGGGATCGTGGAACGGACGAAGCCGGATCTGATCATTGCTATTGACGCGCTTGCCTCCCGCTCACTGGAGAGGGTGAATACGACGATTCAGATCGCGGATATCGGAATTCACCCAGGCTCGGGCATCGGCAACAAACGCAGAGGGTTAACCAAAGAAATTCTCGGCATCCCTTGCATAGCCATCGGAGTTCCGACTGTATGTTACGCTTCTACGATCGTGAACAATGTGCTTGATCTGATGAAGACGCATTTCAATGATGAGAGCAGTGATGGCCAGGGGGCAGAGACAAAGCAGATTATGGGTCTGCTCCATGACCTGAGTGAAGGTGAACGCCTAGGACTCGTCAAAGAGGTGCTCGAGCCGTTAGGGCATGACCTGATCGTTACGCCCAAGGAAATCGATGAATTCATTGAAGACATTGCTAATGTGATCGCAAGCGGACTTAACCTGTCTTTACATGAGGCAGTAACGCCTGATAATGTCGCAAGTTATACGCACTAGACGGCGAAAAGCCGTAGATATTTGCATATAGCTTCACCGCCAAGAGGGTCCAATATTCCGAAGAGGTCCATTCTCCTTTGGAGTATTGGGCCTTCCTTCTCCTAAGCCCATAGTTCAACGAATCTATCGGACTTCTTCTTTTTTATTAGAATTCTAGGTTCTATTCATTCGAATAGATTCATAGAGTTGGAGTACAAGGAATGATTCCGATAGAACAACTGCTAGGGAGGACGGAGGAAGCATGAAATTTAGAGCATGGAATGTAGGCAAAATAAAACGAAGCATGATGCATATGCTGGCGATGGGACGAACCTTCTTGTTAATGTCGGTGATGGCGGCCGTGTTTTTTGTATTATTGGGCACCCTAGGAATCGCCGAGAAGAGCTTGAACACTTCACCGGTATCTTCGATGAAGGGCCTTGCTGCTTCGCTGTCGAGCCGTTTTTTTATTGATATGGTTGGCATGGAGCTGCCGCATTCGGTGAGTGAGAAGCAGTCGCTCGTATTTGACGGTAAGAAAATGACGAATTTCGTATTTCAATTATTGACTGATGTTAATCCGGCTGATCCGAAGAGCCTGATCGCCCGCGAAGTACCTGGACTCGGAGCAGACAACCCGATACTTCTGCGCAGCGGCTCGGGCAATAATACTGCCTCGGCCCCGGAGGATTATAGACCCGGTTCAGGTGCCGATGGTAGCGCGCCAGATCATGAGGAAGGGAATGGACATGGGGATCAGCCCACACCTGATCCGCAGCAGGGGGGAGACAGCGGGCTACCGCCAGATAAGTCTAGGGGTCAGGAACCCAAGGATGATGAACCGCCTATCAAACCAGGCAACAAGAATATTGTGATGATCTATCACTCTCACCCTCAGGAATCATATAATCCGCTGTTGGGTTCAAGTGTGGACAATCCGAGTTCTTCGGATGAGGATAAGAACGTTGGGCTTGTCGGCAAGATGCTGGCCAGTGCGCTAGAGAAGAAGGGCGTAGCCGCGATGCATTCTTTTGTTAACTACCAAGCAACAGTGAGTAATTACAACTACAATTATTCATATAAATATTCAAGAGAGACGGTTAAACAGGCCATGGCGGAGAACGGCAAGCTGCAGTACTACTTCGATATTCATCGCGACTCGAAGCGTCACGAGAAGACGACGGCAACGATTGACGGGGTGAACTATGCGCAGGTCTATTTTATCATCGGTCATTCCAACGACAATTGGCGCCAGAACGAGGAATTCGCCAGCTCGATCCATGATCGGATGGAGAAGACCTACCCAGGCATATCGCGCGGAATATGGGGCAAGACCTCGGCTCAGGGCAACGGTGAATATAACCAGTCCTTATCGCCCAACAATATATTAATCGAGATCGGCGGTATCGATAATTCCGAAGAAGAGCTTAATAACACCGTCAAGGTACTGGCTGGGATTATCGCAGATATCTATTGGGAGAGTCAGGATACAGAGAAGGCAGGTACGCTGGCTAAGGCTGGGAAGAGCACTGATAAGACTGTAGCAAGTGGCAATAAAAATTCGAATAAGAGCAATACTGATATTAAGAAATAAACTTGCGTCAACAAGTAAGTTCATTCTATCAAAATAATGACATATCGAGTCCGGGAAGGAGCGTTAGTCGAAATGGCCAAAAAAATGAGGAGAGCGGTGTTCTATCTAATACTACTCGCTGCTGGGGTAACTCTTGGAATGCAAATGGGTGATGGAGATTTATCAAGCACTTATAATCCGCAATATGCCGAGGCTAATGCTTCATCCAACGGATTTTGGAAGAACGGTTTTTATTATAGTAGGGCTGAAGCTCAACCCGTATGGGTGAACGGAAGCGCTACTAACGGGAATGGAGGCTATGCTGGGAATGGCGGTACTGGTATCGCACCTGACGGTTATTATATTGTGACTCCTCCACCGGGCCAGCCAGGATACCAGACGGCTCCAGGAGCAGAGGTGTCAAAAACCCCAGCAGAGCTGTTGATGCCACCTGCAGAAGCTCCAGGGGTAGACCAGATTGCAGACAAAACAGCTAACCTGCTGCAGCAAATCTCCAAACGGGGAATTCATTGGGTCGCCTCTTGGTTCAGTCCGGAAACGTGATAACAGCTGTTTATCCCCGCACACAGCTTTGTTATACTAATTTTTATAGGTAGAAATTACATTATAACTATTGAACACAAACTGTTATTTGTTGCGGGGGTATTAGAAAGTTGAAGAAGATTACGATGCAGCAGATTGCTGATCATTTGGGCGTGTCCAAATTTGTTGTCTCCAAGGCATTGTCCGGCAAAGGTGGGGTAAACGAGACCACGAAGAACCGGGTCATTGAAGCGGCTTCGCAGCTCGGTTATTTTGCTCAGAAGAATGCTTATATCAAAAATCAGGTAGACTCTCAGTTTTACTCTGAGGCAAGCGGTAAGCAATCTGTCATCGTGCTGATGCCTAACATTCGTTTTCAGACGAGGGAGTCGCTCTATTGGGGCAGAATTATGGAAGGGATCTCTGTGGAGCTGGAACGTCGCGGATTGGGGGTGGTCATTATATCCGAATCACGTGTAGACAACATCATTCATGTTCTGAACCCGGGAGGGATTCTCGGGATGGTCGGTGTGGGACAGATTGATTCATCGCTCCTGCTGGAGGTACACCGTCTCGGCATTCCTACCGTATTGGTTGATCATGAAGATGCGCTGATTCCAACTGATACGGTGTTTGCCAACAATATGGACAGCCTCTCCAGGCTCTGCAACCATTTGATTGGTTTTGGCCATAAGAAGCTCTGCTTCCTCGGCGATCTATCCTTCTCGCGCAGCTTCCGTGACCGCTGGTTAGGCTTTCGCGACGCATTGGAACGGAGTGGTCTGGAGGTTCAGCAAGCGGATGATCCGATGCTCTGGCTCCAAGGGGTGGAGACAGGCGAATATGCTGATGAATTGACTGCTATACTGCAGACCAAGCAGAAAGAGAACACTCTGCCGACGGCACTTGTCTGTGCCAATGATTCGATTGCGCTGAGAGTGGTCTCCATTCTACAGGACATTGGTGTATCCGTTCCCGAACAAATTTCGGTAACTGGGTTTGACAATATTGATGATGCTGCCCGAAGCGAAGTCTCGATGACCACTGTAAATGTTCCCAAAGAAGCCATCGGGCGCCGTGCGGTGAAGAAGCTGATGGAACGGATCGAGCAGCCGGAAATGGCCATCGAGAAAATATTGATGTCGACAGAGCTAGTTCTCCGCGAATCGACCGGTGCTGCGGTCGGCGGTTAATTGGGAGATGAAGGCTGCCCTTGTTTACCGAACCGCTGAGACCAATAGCCGAGGCCCATCGTTCCGATCAGTAGGATACCGGTGATCCAGAATACGGAATGAATGCTCCAGATGCCGCTGATTGCGCCGCCGACAAGCGGCCCTAGCATCCCGCCTACCTGGTTAGCCGTCTGATTCAGACTGAAGGCGCGCCCGCGGAAGTCTGGTTTTGTCGTACGGACGACCAGACCGTTCAACGCAGGAAATACAGCACAGAAGAAGCAGCCATATAGGAAACGAATCGAAGAGAACCAGTAGATATTATGGAACGGAAGCTGCAGGAGTGTGCCTATTCCGCCTGCAAACAGGCCGATCAGTAATATTTTGTGAAATCCGACTTTGT
The window above is part of the Paenibacillus lutimineralis genome. Proteins encoded here:
- a CDS encoding stage II sporulation protein P, giving the protein MKFRAWNVGKIKRSMMHMLAMGRTFLLMSVMAAVFFVLLGTLGIAEKSLNTSPVSSMKGLAASLSSRFFIDMVGMELPHSVSEKQSLVFDGKKMTNFVFQLLTDVNPADPKSLIAREVPGLGADNPILLRSGSGNNTASAPEDYRPGSGADGSAPDHEEGNGHGDQPTPDPQQGGDSGLPPDKSRGQEPKDDEPPIKPGNKNIVMIYHSHPQESYNPLLGSSVDNPSSSDEDKNVGLVGKMLASALEKKGVAAMHSFVNYQATVSNYNYNYSYKYSRETVKQAMAENGKLQYYFDIHRDSKRHEKTTATIDGVNYAQVYFIIGHSNDNWRQNEEFASSIHDRMEKTYPGISRGIWGKTSAQGNGEYNQSLSPNNILIEIGGIDNSEEELNNTVKVLAGIIADIYWESQDTEKAGTLAKAGKSTDKTVASGNKNSNKSNTDIKK
- a CDS encoding RNA polymerase sigma factor, encoding MVEQGLIRAAQQGDRDALITLLREIETHVYRTAYYILNNEQDALDAAQEALIRIYTKIETYEEKAQFKTWVQRIVTNICIDKFRRNKPTVSIEEHELVFQGKESVEREVMSGYIAEDIREAIDQLPEHHRSVVVLRYLQDFSYNEIADCLNLPLNTVKSYLFRARQQLQHLLQDYQKGGVSG
- a CDS encoding LacI family DNA-binding transcriptional regulator gives rise to the protein MKKITMQQIADHLGVSKFVVSKALSGKGGVNETTKNRVIEAASQLGYFAQKNAYIKNQVDSQFYSEASGKQSVIVLMPNIRFQTRESLYWGRIMEGISVELERRGLGVVIISESRVDNIIHVLNPGGILGMVGVGQIDSSLLLEVHRLGIPTVLVDHEDALIPTDTVFANNMDSLSRLCNHLIGFGHKKLCFLGDLSFSRSFRDRWLGFRDALERSGLEVQQADDPMLWLQGVETGEYADELTAILQTKQKENTLPTALVCANDSIALRVVSILQDIGVSVPEQISVTGFDNIDDAARSEVSMTTVNVPKEAIGRRAVKKLMERIEQPEMAIEKILMSTELVLRESTGAAVGG
- the rpsT gene encoding 30S ribosomal protein S20 codes for the protein MPNIKSAIKRVKTNDKRRQLNASQKSALRTVVKSADTALANTDVEVAKAAFAAATQKLDKAVTKGLIHKNAAARKKSRLAKKLNALTTQA
- a CDS encoding anti-sigma factor family protein; this translates as MKCSEAVEWMHRYLDHDLNDEESAQLFEHIRNCRDCAEEFDILKRLNSRLEQLPKVMPKISLVDAILPQLDEIDRARREEGSASEVLPGMEPLVAKSAEAATSRSRRQSPWRSRAFRAGALGVTAALVLGIFIYNYQPHTVSDAEMSVQSMSSSDKADHAAQSDRADSTAADDGGVKSYLSPEDSDSAGNAGDSVLRSTEQQGGNVGDENPNAARMGGSPVGDHNDSKASISKQGSADTKATNKTDVSASDKASSGQSGKQEKATPSSTASGNTTDSGAASDNVAKDNRSIDNHDRTTDGTEDAAGSMESNQYTIGQNIMGIVAADLWTSPDGGFKVEVNDGHLYLYRNNLDSMNGRTLITDKPIDGVWVRGSWSEDSKSYQYEIEKDGVTSTYTLQADAGSDTGDSPGNNDQTQKNTNK
- the gpr gene encoding GPR endopeptidase produces the protein MNLDLRDYAVRTDLAVESKEMAETVHGGPLPGVQEQVDEHDGIKITRLDVTDENASQQLGRMMGHYITLEVPGLRSQDTDLQEKVSAAFAQEFSAFLNKIGINNGAKVLIVGLGNWNVTPDALGPLVVENVLVTRHFFELARDQVAPGYREVSAIAPGVLGITGIESSEVVQGIVERTKPDLIIAIDALASRSLERVNTTIQIADIGIHPGSGIGNKRRGLTKEILGIPCIAIGVPTVCYASTIVNNVLDLMKTHFNDESSDGQGAETKQIMGLLHDLSEGERLGLVKEVLEPLGHDLIVTPKEIDEFIEDIANVIASGLNLSLHEAVTPDNVASYTH
- the holA gene encoding DNA polymerase III subunit delta, encoding MDVKAAIKEIKQGKVSPLYLCYGTEKYQMQQFITLLQEQIVDPDQRDFALAHFDLAETPVEVVIEEAETPPFLAERKLIIAKDSAVFTAGRDNSKIEHKLETLLTYCANPAEYSVIVFMANSEKLDERKKIVKTMKSEGIVLSFLPLSGAELVQWVVREVEGRGCRIGTDAAEALIASAGVQLSALSVEVDKLCLYTGPGGKIEPSTVEQLVARSTEQNVFVMVENIANLKLEKALDIFYELLKQREEPIKIAALIARQFRIMLQVKDLARQSYSQQQIASQLSLHPYAVKIAGEQARKFEATALRGILSELAELDYRMKSGRVDKVLGLEMFLLKLGA